The nucleotide sequence GCTGAAGAGGCGTGTAAGAATGGCGCTTCAATAATCAACGACATTTCTGGACTATCCCAGGATGAAAAGATGGTTGAGGTGGCGAAGAAATATGGTGCTCACATTGTAATCATGCACATGAAGGGTACCCCTAAGGATATGCAGATCAATCCCACTTACACCAATGTTATTGGAGAAATTACGGGATTCCTTCAAAGACAGGCTAATTACGCCATGCAGAGAGGTATTTCCAGTGACAAAATAATAATCGACCCTGGCATAGGTTTTGGTAAGAAGTTAGAACATAACCTTGAAATTTTAAAAAAAATTGATGAATTTAAAAAAACGGGGTTCCCATTGCTGGTTGGACATTCAAGAAAGTCCATGATAGGAATGCTGTTGGGAAATGTTCCACCTGATGAAAGGCTTTATGGGACCCTCGGCGTAAGTGCCTATCTGATACTTAAGGGAGTTAATATTATAAGAGTGCATGATGTCAAACCTCATTTTGAATTAAGAAAAGTCGTTGAGGCTCTGAAAGGATGAAAAATTTTGCTATATTCCTTTCTACTTTTTTAATTTTGTCAGGATGTGATAAATCAAAGGATGAAAGTTATAACAACGCCCTTTTGAGGGTCAAAAGCTTTCTGGCCTTCACAGATTCGGTAACGAAAAGTTCAACTTCCATTCACCAGCTCCAGTATTATTTGGCTCAATCCAAAGAATCTTTGGAGACAAAAATTATACCTTACCTTGATTCGATCAGCGGAAATCTTAACGAGACTCAGGCAAAGAATATTAAAACTTTGAAAATCTACTTGGAACTTTATTTAAAGGAATCTAAAAGCACCGAAGATATAAGTAAATTGGAAAAAATGAGAAAAGAAGTTAAGAAAATTTTGGAGGAGGCAAAGGCAAAATGAATACTATCTCAAGGGAAGAGGCTTTAAAATGGGTTGAGGAACATATAAAAAAAAGAAACCTCATTAAGCATATGCTTGCTACAGGAGCTTGCATGAAATACCTTGCAAAAAAGTTTAATGAAGATGAGAATCTCTGGGAACTGGCGGGACTCCTCCACGACATAGATTACGAGAAGACTTATGATAACCCCGAAAACCACGGTTTTGTCAGCATAGAAATTCTGAAAAACAAAGGACTTGATAACCAGATCATATTTGATGCCATATTGGCCCACTGTAGTAAAAAGCCTTTGGAGAAAAACATTGAAAAAGCAATTTATGCAGTTGATCCTACGACGGGATTTATTGTAGCATGTGCTTTGATGCATCCTACTAAGTCTTTGGATGGTCTTGATTTGGATTTTATGATGAAAAGATTTAAAGAAAAGAGATTTGCAGCAGGGGCTTCCCGTGAACAAATGAAAAGCATTGAGACTCTCGGACTATCCCTTGAAGAGTTCTTGGAAATCTGTCTTGAAGCAATGAAATCAATAAAGAACGAATTAGAACTCTAATGTTATATGTAATAAGCCTGTTGGTTTTTCTATACACTGAAAGCTTGCGAAATAGTCTTTTAGCTTTTAAGAATTTTGATCTTGAGAAGGGGGATAGCCTGCTAAATGTGGCCTTCTTTGAATCCGACAGTTTCTTAAAAAATGACATTTTGTTAGTAAAGGAAATAATGGCTCGATATAGAGGCAAAGTGGAGGTAAAAATCCTCGCCGAATATTACCTTGGATACTATTTTGCAGACTCCCATAAAAGCGCATTACTGGAAAGTTCTAAGGAGGCTAAAAACGATTTAATAAATTACCTGAAACTTTTAGATTGTCTTTCCGTAGAAGGTAAAAGCTTTCGTTTATGTAAAAATTTCCTTGACGCTATGAGCGACACTCTATTAATCTTTCATGGTTCTTTTCTTATGTTCAAGAAATTCCACAAAACCCAAATCACTGAATGTCTTGAACTTCTAAGTGATCTTATAAAAAAGTACCCCCAGACACCCTATAGTGAAATCGCTTCAGGGTATCTGAGGACAATCAAGTTCCACTAATCTTTACTCGTTAAAGCCGCAACAAACCAGGCGATAAAAAGGGTGATAAAAAAGATTGGTACCAGATTGTACACCTTTATGTAATTTGAAAGGTTTAAGATATTCCATAAATAGGTTAAAAGTGAACCGGAAATTAGTGAAGCCACCACACCCCATTTATTAAACTTCTTGTAATGAAGCGCCAGTAAAATAGCGGGTCCAAAAGACGCACCCAATGCACTCCAGGCGTAATCAAGAACATAGCGATAGATAAACTGAACTTTAAGAAGTGCAAGTACAATCGCGATTAAAGCAATCACAGCAATAATAAGTCTAATGATTATAACCATCTTTTTATCTTCAATCTTAACTCCACGCCTTTCCAAAATCTTCCTTAAAAGATCATTAACAAAGGCTGTTGCACTGTACATAAGCTGGGAATCAGCCGTAGACATTATAGCTGCAGTGATTGCAGACAGGGCTATGCCAGCAATCACTGGATGGGTATACAATCTTATGAAAGTCGGCATTGCCTGTTCAGGATCACCCAAGTTGGGAATTAAAGCTCTTGCTATGATTCCAATCATAACAGAACCAAAAAAAGTAATAATTCCCCAGGTAGTTGCAATGAGAGCAGCTTTTTTAGCTTCTTTAACATTTTTAACAGTAATATACCTCACAACATAATGAGGCATTCCTATGTATCCAAGTGAAATGCCCAGTTCACCAATGATAAAACCAAGTGCAAA is from bacterium and encodes:
- a CDS encoding sodium/proline symporter, which produces MNNLIVLIVFILYLIVLIVIGYIADLKFSKKFEDFITAGKSLGALVTAISASASAESAWVMLGLSGYGYIHGMRAFWAALGCLFGYFLNAVLVVKKLRKESGELGSYTVSDFLADKVGDKGLLIRGIASFIIIIFFTSYVVAQFVGSGKTMDSMGIASYKTGVIIGGVIVGAYVLLGGYASVCWTDLLQGLLMGALFIILPIFGVIKAGGFSGLSSKLYGSGLGNPWIDNTGHFALGFIIGELGISLGYIGMPHYVVRYITVKNVKEAKKAALIATTWGIITFFGSVMIGIIARALIPNLGDPEQAMPTFIRLYTHPVIAGIALSAITAAIMSTADSQLMYSATAFVNDLLRKILERRGVKIEDKKMVIIIRLIIAVIALIAIVLALLKVQFIYRYVLDYAWSALGASFGPAILLALHYKKFNKWGVVASLISGSLLTYLWNILNLSNYIKVYNLVPIFFITLFIAWFVAALTSKD
- a CDS encoding HD domain-containing protein; this translates as MNTISREEALKWVEEHIKKRNLIKHMLATGACMKYLAKKFNEDENLWELAGLLHDIDYEKTYDNPENHGFVSIEILKNKGLDNQIIFDAILAHCSKKPLEKNIEKAIYAVDPTTGFIVACALMHPTKSLDGLDLDFMMKRFKEKRFAAGASREQMKSIETLGLSLEEFLEICLEAMKSIKNELEL
- the folP gene encoding dihydropteroate synthase, whose protein sequence is MADESKIEFGDRTLIMGILNITPDSFYDGGKYSLTDSALKRAEEILKEGADIIDIGGESSRPGADPVTLQEELDRVIPVIEKLKGFPIPISIDTYKSQVAEEACKNGASIINDISGLSQDEKMVEVAKKYGAHIVIMHMKGTPKDMQINPTYTNVIGEITGFLQRQANYAMQRGISSDKIIIDPGIGFGKKLEHNLEILKKIDEFKKTGFPLLVGHSRKSMIGMLLGNVPPDERLYGTLGVSAYLILKGVNIIRVHDVKPHFELRKVVEALKG